The Tachysurus fulvidraco isolate hzauxx_2018 chromosome 10, HZAU_PFXX_2.0, whole genome shotgun sequence genome segment CAACATCaagaacaacagcaacaacagcagcaacatcagcaacaacaacagcaacaacagcaagaacaacagcaacaacagcagcaacatcaGCAACAACATCAGCAAGAACAACAGCaagaacaacagcagcaacatcagcaagaacaacagcaacaacagcagcaacatcagcaagaacaacagcaacatcagcaagaacaacagcaacaacagcagcaacatcagcaagaacaacagcaacatcagcaagaacagcagcaacaacagcagcaacatcatcaagaacaacagcagcaacatcagcaagaacaaaagcaacaacagcagcaacattaacaacagcaacaacaacaacaacaacaacaacaacaacagcagaaacaacataattttttgttattgtcCTGATTTGGCATAACATCGCCCTAAATATTACTAAACATCAAATCACCCAAACAACACCAAAATTACTATAAAGTAAAAGATGTATCACagaacaacatcaacaacaatatGCCATGCATGTTCCAGCTTTATGATGATAAatgagtattaaaaaaaaaaaaactgctatgCAGACATTGTACAGCAGGAAGATTTCAGTGCCTCATGCACAAATttatcattttgttttcctctAATACCGTAGTTGGTTATATAGGGCATGAGGTAAAATGGAAAAACCAAGAGTGTTAAATAATGGAGAACATAGGTGCTAAGATATCTGTGCCATGTTGTAAAACGAACAAGGGGTTAAAACTAGAGGCCATGTCCTATCCATATGTGTGACTCGCCCTTTAAAACTTAATGACTCTAGCTGGTCAGCCTGATCAATAGTGAGAAGCTCATTAGGAAAGAGACGAACATGCAATTAGTTGATCTACTCCGAGAGTGTTGCTCATTGATCAGATCCAGTCAGTCGAGTCTGAACTATGGGCTAATCGCTGCATTAGATCAGGCATGGATGAAGCTCGTAAAAAAGCTTTAAGAAAAACGAGGCTTTTAGCTTAAGATAAAATACCTTACTAGCTGAAGATGTCTGCCGATACAGAGTAATGTTAACTCACACAAAGTCACTAAatttaagtgaaaaataatacattagtATTAGTGTAATGCAGAcataaaaaagcataaatagAAATAAGCATAAGTGTTTCAATAATAAATCTAGTTCGCATTCTGTATCAATAATTTGATTTCTATttattgaagaagaagaagaagaagaagaagaagacaaagaagaagaagcctgtTGCTATGTATTGTCCTGTGAGTGACAAATAAATTTAGAATTTGGATTTAAATAGCAGATACAAAGCATAATCTATGTACATATTCCTATTATCTAGCATTACTAAAAGAATAATTAGATAAGATCCCTAACTACTCTATAAGCGAGTAATTTCAGCTTGTCAGattaaactaaatattttacaaactTTTAGCTTGTTTTTAGGTTGTCTTTTGTTTTAGGGTCATCCCCAAGGAAGAAATATTCCAATTCTGTTCATTTGTTAActgattttgttttccattaataataaaaaccttcatttaaatagtgcatgttgtgtttacttgtgttatctttgactaatatttcaatttgtttgatgatctgaaacattaaagtgtgacaaacgtaggaaaaaataaaaaatcatggaGGGGGCAAACACTCTACATGTCTAATGCCAATATAGATTGATGGGCTTGATATTACATGTAGTCTAAACATTGGACATTTAACTTCACAGAAAACGAAAACGCCATGTAATATAGTGCGAGGGGGGTGGGGCTTCCCGGATGCCAGCTAACATCAGAGAATTCTAAACAGCCACGTAATTGGCAACCGTTTCAGATTCATATTGAGGATGTAGATGGTGGGACTCGGGATATGAGGGACTAGATTAGTGCACTTAATGTGTATAGCTCAGAAGGCAATAACCAAATGCACTGATCGATTAATAGCTAATCCGTAGCACTGATATATTTAtcaacaacagaaacacaacaatacCCAAGAtgtgtaataataaagaaatggtGCGTGCAGTTTACAGTGTAGTGCTGCTATCATATTATTTGTTGTGATACAGCCTGGTTTTTCAGAATATTAACCCTGATTACCAAACTTATAACCATGCCTTTTCTgtcacagtgtataaacatgCCAGTAATGAAATTTTAGGATGGCTGATCCATGTGCTGCGAGAGgaacgggtgtgtgtgtgtgtgtgtgtgtgtgtgtgtgtgtgtgtgtgtgtgtgtgtgtgtgtgtgtgtgtactcactggGTTGAGTAATACAGTGAGGAAGAGTTCCCCTCCGTCGATGAGCTTGTCCAGCTCCTGAGGGCCTCCTGGGTAATCTTTATAGAAGATAGTGTGAGTGAACAGACCACAAGTTTGCCTTGGCAGCACCTAACAGCGAGACAGACAATAGGTTATCTCATAAACTTAAAAGCACATTGTTTATAttactttctctttctatctctcgcatacacacatatacagtatatatgcatacacacagacacaaacacagagtcaTATAAATTCACTTGTCGTTAAACCACCCGGACACCTCTGTGTGCCCTCCATctatctccacacacacacacacacacacacacacacacacacacacacacacacacacacacacacacacacacacacacacacacacacacacacacacacacacacacacacacacacagagcttctcTCTTCGTGCCGATAAATAGAGCAAGACTTAATGTAATATTCATAATCTCTCTCAGAGCGTTCATGAACTCGGCGGGTGTATATAAAAATCAATGAGAGGCAGAATCCACATCTGAATATAAATCTGCTCTCAGCAATCAGCTAACCACTCTCTCCTGTCCTACTGCTCTCCCTGCTTCAAGGACAATCACACCAGGGGGTCAGACAAGCACAGAAATTAAGCTCAAAAAGACAGATGGAAGAAATCATCCAAAGAAGGTATTTAGAGTAAAGAGCAGGTAATATCAGCTGAGGATTTAGAGCGAGAGTGAGTAAAACCCCAGATCTATTACAGTTATTAGTTGTATCCAGGttaagggaaaaagaaaagagaaaacgaATGTAATAGGAGGAAGACATGGGAGAAAAAATTCACAGAGGATAGTGTGGAAGAGAgcaagtgtgtgggtgtgaaagaaaataatgaatgaaaaggAAGTAACAGAAAGATACAGAAAGAAGCagtgaatgtgtctgtgttaataTAGTTCTGattcccccccaaaaaaacaaattttataCTTGAGGGATACATGAACACACTGAATACAGTGTAATGCCATGAGAATGGATAAAGCATGAATAATATGACTTATATGACTATTTTCTGCAATAAAAAGAGTCTCTATTTTAACTTCAATTAAATTTGATCaaattttcatttcagttttcttttcagTATTTTGTTAATTTTGTCAATTATCCGTTGAAGTGGATCTGCAGCATATCCAAGGACCTCCGGTTGCAAGTTGGTCAATAAAAAGAGCAGGTTTGGGACTCCAGGGGTAAGTAAAAATAGCTACCATGTGATTGGGTGGTaaaaaggaaaccagagaacccaaaggaaacctAGGAAGGGAGAACATGCTATAGAGTTTGCATTGCATTCTTGGTGGATGTGTGTGGACCCTCACACTGATGCCGTTGTGGATGAAGCCGCGGCGGTAGCGGGCTGGTTTGAGATGAGGATACTCCTCTGTGCTGGTCACTCGGATACCCCACACTTTCTTCCAGGCGTCGTAGAGCTGCACGTGAATGGGGTAGACACCTGAGTGATGAGGAGCCACTGCGTAACCCAGGTGGGTGGGGATAGAGTGATCCTGCACACAAGATTCATACAACAGAAGTCTTGAAGTTTATTCCTACATCATATTCATGAAGTTAATATCGTTGTGTCTCGATTGTATATAAACCAATCTCTCTTTTGAAAAGGAACACTCCAGGCAAATTTATGTACGTTTCTGCCATCACATTCAAACAAATAACCTTAAAAAGTCTTCCTagactaatgtgtagtgttgaATGTGTATAGTACAAACCAATACAAACCTCTGAGATCTACTGACACGAGTAAATGTTTCACAAAGGACAATTTTcacattactgtaaataaaccaGTATGTCgtgaatacaaacacaacataatttTTGTGTAGCAGCATTAGCaaattttgctttatttgttaAATGATCAAACCCATAGATTTGTTAAAGCAATAATACACAAAAGGTCTTATAATCTCTTCATTGCAGAAtggaaaataaaactgaggATAAAACTGGTGATGATTTAATTAGCAGACGAAACGACGACGATGAATTATCTCTCATTGTccaataacaaacacaatccCATATTCATGAGAAAAACAAGGTCACATAATACAGTATCTCAGTTTCAATTCACACACTTGactatgcacacaaacacacacaataaaacactcaATAATGCACTACCATCATATCACACCATCCACTGACCTGCATGGTAGAATTCCCAGACTAGTCCAGTTTAGAGGTGAAGTTTGGTGAAGCTTGAGTTGATATAAATATTGGTCTGAAACTGTTGTGTCTCAGCTGTATGTAAAACGATTTCTCTGTTTCAGAAGGAACAGAGATCTACTGCATTGGAACGCTCCACGCACCAACTACCAGGCCAATTTACTTAGTCTTGTctatcacaatcacacaaatgCCCTGAAGTAACGTTTTAACAAACTTCCTAAACTATCATGttgtgtggagtgtgtacaAATCAACACAAACCTCTCAGATCTACTCACAGTCAAGTTATAATTATactggttcactgggttacagacttaacactggatcactgggttacagacttaacactggTTCAATGGGTTGCAGAATgaacactggttcactgggttacagaatgaacactggttcactgggttacagacttaacactggTTCAATGGATTGCAGAATGAACACTGGTTCAATGGGTTGCAGAATgaacactggttcactgggttacagacttaacactggttcactgggttacagactAAGGTCTGTAGTCACTCGTGTTTATGAGGAACTTTACTGGATTATATctaaatacagatataaattACAGAACCAGTTACAGCTTGTGGCATCACGTTACACTTCTAGTGCTTTCACACACACCGATCAGCAATAAGATTAAAACCACTTCCCGAtttatacacattacacatcacaaacattattacacacacagtgacagatgTGAGACAGGATTACACAGGTTCAGCATGACAACACTTTCTGGATGTTGTCTAATCCCTTCTAAGGTCTCACCAATGTGGCAgtacacaaaaaaaaggaatatgtaATGAAAAAATTTAGCCAGTGGCATCACTTTACACTGTGCCTTAACACACCGATCAGCAATCAGATTAAAACCACTTCCCGgtgtgaagtgaataacagCGATTCTCTTGTTACACTGACGCACATTAAGGGGTGGGAAATATTAGGCAGCAAAAGACTAGTCAGCAATCAAAGTTGATGTGCTGAAAGCAAGAAAAATGGGAAAGCATAAAAAGCAACTTTGACCAAGGACAAAATGTGATGACTAGGATGACTGGGCCAGCTGTTCTTGATGCTTCATGATTCTTCTGTGGTTATGCAGCGGTTAGTATCTTACAAAAGCTCGGGTTACCTTGACGATAACGGTATTCCCTAATGGCAGACTGAGGAAGAGAGCATGACAAAGGTGTTGAATTAGCCTTCAAATTCCCCAAATCTCAATCTGATCAAGCATCCGTGGGATGTTCTGGACAAACAAATCCGATCCATTGAGGCTCCACaaaatattaggcaggtggttttaatgttagaGCTGATCAATGTATAATGCCTTTACTCTGATTTGATCAAATCTTGGGTATGAACACAGCAATACATCTCTGGTCTTAAACAATGATTTAATAGCCATCAGGCGGTCCTCCGAGTCACCTCTAGTGCACTAAATACCCAGATGTAGcctttaaaaaattattttaaattgtcgAGTACATGAAGGATGTATCTGAGTcagcttttcttcttcctgctgtaatttttttttttttttttaatttttatcatGTATCTGTTTGGGACTCCTCAATGCGTCATTGGAGCCAAGCCATTTATTCATCTCTAATTCGTGGTGCTTCTTAGAAACTTAATCGAACTGACTCCAACATCATAAAAAAAGCTGTAAATAAACAAGAGTGTAGTTTGTTGAGAGATAAATTACTCAATCCTGATCACAGACAATAACTTTCAACTTTATTGaatttaaggtgtgtgtgtgtgtgtgtgtgtgtgtgtgtgtgtgtgtgtgtgtgtgtgtgtgtgtgtgtgtgtgtgtgtgttttctgtttgtgtatgcatgagtgcgtgtgcatgtgtgtgtttgtttgtgcatgtttgtgtatgcatgggtacgtgtgcatgtgtgtgtttgtgtaaactcAGCCACAAATAACCAAACAGGGTTTTAGTGCAGTGTTTGAATTAGAAGAAACCAACACCATTGGGGAAAttagaaaaatacatataataatattattggaTTTCAAAATGATTATACACACAGTGCCATATGTGAGACAGGATTACACAGGTGCAGCATGACAACACTTTTTGGAAGTTGTGTAATCCCTTCTAAGATCTCACCAGTGTGGtggtacactgaaaaaaatatatagtataagCTCATTGCTTGAACCAAGTTAAAGGCAgtgtctccgatgtttgaaagccaatttcgatatataaaatcaccaaaacaatcacgcccctaacccaaatgggtcccacccctgtattgatagctccgcccacacatacatacgtaacccagtcaaataatggaaagaaatgtgtctttatcatagatgaagggaagaacaatacgagtgctgataaacaaacaagcaaaaatgacacacaagcataatcatgcaaaggacaaaggcatatattagttctgtgaaacaaagcaaaacccacgttactcacctatcgagaaggaaaaaagcacctcggcgtcttaagtaaagttggccacatattcacagattggagattaccgagtcaataactcctgagttaaacgctgttactacacaaaacacggttgtagctgcctctctacattactacgatagaaaagaggtgttatttgtgtagtaagagcgtttagctcaggagttattgactcgggaaactccaatctgtgaatatgtggccaacttcctgctccttcagttctctacAGCGCTGAAAAGccgatcctatattaacacgtcctacttctttccttatcgtaagcctttcttcgctttctttctttgtttttatcctccatgtcaatgttaaaaccgctttctgctaatgtcacacatgcgcactgaacactctctccaccgcatattgacaagaccctttctgctcattggctacaacgtttgttttgatttttcttCAGTAtctggcccgactcagttttctgaagcatttctcaaaaatcggagagcctgcctttaaatgtaaaatttaaacaaGCCTCTAATTGCTATACTGACATACATCCCTGAATTATTTACATAGTGAATACACTCTAAAGTCGTGAGCATGTTGTGTAGCAGTAACACGACTGTTACAGTGTGACGTCACCAGGTTCCATCCCAAGCTCAGGTGAGAATGCTTAAAAAATACAGGATCAAATCATCTACAAAAACAAAGTGTTAACGCTACTCAATTCAATCACAAGGAACCGATGAATGCGTATGAATTAtgctcactgtccactttattaggaacacctctatacctgctcatttatgcagCCGATGAATGATGTTGCAGCAGCACAAatcattatattcatttttgttgACACAGGTCAAGAGCTCCGGTTAaggttcacatcaaacatcacaaACAGACTAAAAGTGTGATATCTGTGACTTTTTCAGTGACATGACTGTTGGTACCAGATGGgctagtttgagtatttcagaagctgCTGATCTTGGATTTTCACACAACGGACTCTGCTGTTCACACAGAATGATGcgataaacaaaaaacaagaaaatcatTGCAATTTATTATTGAATTCTATACTGTAGTAAAATGATAAGAAAGTTGACTCGATTTCAACTCCATAAGCTTTAaatacacatcaacacacatcaacacatgcacacacatacactcacacacgccCACACTTTGACATGACTTAAGCCCCCTTGGTTGCTTTAACATGGCAGAATGTGACAACACTGTCTGTGTATCATcttctgtgtgcctgtgtgtgtgtgtgtgtgtgtgtgtgtgtgtgctcattgGGTACTGACCTCTGCGAACCGTCTGTTCAGGAGCATCTGTTCCGCTAACACACTCTGGTTATGAAAGCGGTGAGGCTGCATGTGACTCCACATGTGTGGAAACCACCAGAACTCTTTAACATATGATAACAACAGGTCATCGCCCAGATCCTCCTCATCTGTAcctacacgcacgcacacacacacacacacacacacacacacacacacacacacacacacacacacacacacacacttacttattAACCAAGGACAACAACAGGTCACATCCCAGATCTTCCTCAGCACCTACACATGGTTTGTTAACAGAGGACAATAGTAGGTCATCTGGTTCATTGTCATCAACAACATgagacattcacacactcacatacacacaatctcttaaaacaaaataacatttcACCTTGATTCGTTCACATGGATAATGTTTAACAAAGTAAAATATTCACTTTAGTGTAAAGAAACCAGTACGGTATGAATACAAACACAGCATAATATATGTGTGAAAAAAGGGATCTGACTGCAGCAGCAAATTGTGCTTTATTAGCTGTATTATCAAACCATTGGTTCgtgaagaaacaaaaacaagagtGCATTATTATAATCTCTTCATTctgggaaggaaaaaaaagagaataaaactgGTGATTATTAATTAGCAGACAAAACAATGATGATTTATCTCTCTTTGTACAATgacaaacacacccacattaaaaaaaaaaaaaaacaaggtcgCATAATATCTCAGTATTagtgcacacactcagacacacacacacacacacacacacatacacaaacacaattctCAATATAACATGACTATCGTATCATATCCTCCACTGACCTGCATGGTAAAATTTCCCTGAGAAGCCAAGGTTAAAGGTGAAGTTTGGGATTGACTTCCGCAGCTCATTCTGCGTCTCTACCAGTGCCTGGATGtggaagtacacacacacacacacacacacacacacacacacacacacacacacacacacacacacacacacacacacattcagaaatTATTACTACACACATAGATACAAtgcttattttaatttaaagtttgCAATATTATCCCAATCATATTATTTCTagatctgtctgtttttcagcTTTTAGTCCCACCAGGATTTTGCCATTTGGCATTTCGGAAATTTATGGGAAATTTATTCAAGCAAACTCAAACACAAGTAATATTCAGAGGAGATTGCGGTTTTTCTAAATGACCTCAGATTTTCTGTAGATTTTGGTTAAGGCATGTAGTGTGACGTcatgatgacacacagttaccCGAAGTCCTCTTTGATTCACATGCATGTAACGTCTcacagaaaggaaaaaataaaaaacaaagcagcCACCGgcaaaaaaaagctaaatcGTGGTGAGGTGTGCTACATTCTCATCACTCTttgatatttacagtatttgataTTCACTATTTGACTTaattctttaaataataataataataatgataataataataataataataataataatgataataataataataataatgtcctaAAGCACCTGACATTTTCATTAAACTGAAATTTCCCTACAGGAAAGTGTAAAAATCTGGTGTGTGGATGAACACACAGTCAAATGTTTTAACATAGTTTGTTTTAACATAGTTTTTAACACAGTATGTAAATGTAGGCCTTAAAACAATGGGACATTCTTAATGGAATATTCATAAGGTCTGTATTTCTTAAGTTATCCTTATTTGGTGTCTGATTACTAAATCATTAATAAAGAATTAATCTACATCTTAATCTACAGATGgttaaaaatgactttatttattacaaaattaataaactaattcaCTTGTATCTAATGTTGTTTGATTATTATCTgactatattattatattaactaactaactaactaaaaaaaaaggttgatgaGTTTACGTTGATAACCATTTAGCATTGCAGCAGCTCCAACTCACCTCTACATCAGCCATCTTCATCCTGGTGCCCTCTTTTCCTACGAAGATATCGTCAATGTCGACTAGTACATATCTGTCCAAGGACAGTGAGAGCCTCTTTGATGTGAGGAAGGCCACGGCGTCCACGAACACCAGCTTGTGCAGCCAGAAGGCCAGGCCGTTCCCAAACAGCACGCGCTGGATACCATCGTGGAGCCCGAGGTCCTGAACCACAGAGGTGTGGAGAACGGCACGTAGACCTATGCTTTCTGCTGACTGGGTCTTGGCTAACAGTACTGGTTCATATGTGGAATGGTTTGACTGGAACACGGTCCAGTTATCACCAGGTAGAGGACCTCTGACCACCTGAGaggtgcgagagagagagagagagagagagagagagagagagagagagagagagagagagagagagagagagagagagagaaagtgaaagagagaacagaaagcttttaataataataataataataataataataataattatctcACACACCTGTCAAGCTTAACATAACATATTTCATATGTTATCTGTTTCAGGATATGCACaggtttatttatatctattttcattttcattatggTATTAACTCTTCAGTGAGTTTTAAATGATGATTTGGATATACTCTTCCTTTGTTCTCAGTCAGGAAAAGGTTTCTTTATTGAACGTTATGTATTAAATGGTATTAATATaggtaatattttttttttttttacatcttcaCTAAATTCGAATGCCTTCCAAATTCTGCATGAACCCTgtcctgatgtttttttttgttttctttccacTGTTCACCCTCTTACTGCAGTAGTTAAACCAGCTGCAATCAACATAATGAATCTTCTGGTGACCCCAGTGCCTCATCCAGCAGGTTTATTATCTTTAAGCACTAACATCACAAGAAGTGAGTTAATGTTATGTCTGAACGGACCTCGTGGGCGCGGGTGATGTGCAAGAGAGGTGACTTGGGGTTGACGGTGCAGTCCTTTAGACCCAAATTTGAATGCAGGAACAAAGGGAAACCTTTTAGCTGGGCACTCAGGAGACTGTTCTCGTTGGcctacacacagagaaacacatacagacacacatacagagtagGAGAGGGagggaataaaataaagatctgTGAACTGGCTCAGAGAGTAGCATATTAGCAGAATACAAATCCATCTCATTTGGTGAGGTCAGACTATAATAATGTGGATTATCACATTAATCATCCATACAGAGAGATGGATTAGATCATGTGACCTTGAAGAAGCCGATAATCCCCACTCCGTACTCCACGCAGTATTTATCCAGCAGCTCCCTGTTCCAGGCGTCCATGTTGACATATTTCAGGATGTTCTCGTAGATGATGAGAGCGAAGCGGCCTCGGTCACGCTCAGTCAGTGTAGGCATGTCTCCTTTTCCAGGAGAGATCTCTGAGTGGTACCGGAATCGGGCCGACTCCAGCATGGCAATGATGTCTTGACCCAGCTGGGAGAACTGACTCTCGACAAACACAAGAACCACCGGATCGGTCTGGCTGCCATCTGCCGCCACATCTCCGCCCACTTCATCCTGGAGCGGCAGGAGCCGGGATGGCATAAGGTCATCATCGCAGTCCTCTGGTGCCACCCCAGCTG includes the following:
- the ndst1a gene encoding bifunctional heparan sulfate N-deacetylase/N-sulfotransferase 1 isoform X2 encodes the protein MLGAGCVRRLLRQFTLQTIFLLLFLLCTLSVFISAYFLYGVKRGFEPSAGVAPEDCDDDLMPSRLLPLQDEVGGDVAADGSQTDPVVLVFVESQFSQLGQDIIAMLESARFRYHSEISPGKGDMPTLTERDRGRFALIIYENILKYVNMDAWNRELLDKYCVEYGVGIIGFFKANENSLLSAQLKGFPLFLHSNLGLKDCTVNPKSPLLHITRAHEVVRGPLPGDNWTVFQSNHSTYEPVLLAKTQSAESIGLRAVLHTSVVQDLGLHDGIQRVLFGNGLAFWLHKLVFVDAVAFLTSKRLSLSLDRYVLVDIDDIFVGKEGTRMKMADVEALVETQNELRKSIPNFTFNLGFSGKFYHAGTDEEDLGDDLLLSYVKEFWWFPHMWSHMQPHRFHNQSVLAEQMLLNRRFAEDHSIPTHLGYAVAPHHSGVYPIHVQLYDAWKKVWGIRVTSTEEYPHLKPARYRRGFIHNGISVLPRQTCGLFTHTIFYKDYPGGPQELDKLIDGGELFLTVLLNPISIFMTHLSNYGNDRLGLYTFKKLLHFLQTWTHLRLQTLSPVQLAHKYFSLFPSDREPLWQNPCEDKRHKDIWSKEKTCDRFPKLLVIGPQKTGTTALYLFLGLHPDLIGNYPSKETFEEIQFFNGHNYHKGIDWYMEFFPLPSNTSSDYYFEKCANYFDSELAAPRAAALLPKAKIITVLISPAERAYAWYQHQRAHDDPMALKYTFHDVITAPRDAPAKLRVLQSRCLVPGLYAIHLERWLTHYHPSQIMVVDGQMLKTDPALVMDKVQKFLGLMNTVNYHKILAFDPKKGFWCQLLEGGKTKCLGKSKGKRYSDMKLESQLFLREYYRDHNIELSKLLYRMGQPLPTWLKDELLNTR
- the ndst1a gene encoding bifunctional heparan sulfate N-deacetylase/N-sulfotransferase 1 isoform X1, translating into MLGAGCVRRLLRQFTLQTIFLLLFLLCTLSVFISAYFLYGVKRGFEPSAGVAPEDCDDDLMPSRLLPLQDEVGGDVAADGSQTDPVVLVFVESQFSQLGQDIIAMLESARFRYHSEISPGKGDMPTLTERDRGRFALIIYENILKYVNMDAWNRELLDKYCVEYGVGIIGFFKANENSLLSAQLKGFPLFLHSNLGLKDCTVNPKSPLLHITRAHEVVRGPLPGDNWTVFQSNHSTYEPVLLAKTQSAESIGLRAVLHTSVVQDLGLHDGIQRVLFGNGLAFWLHKLVFVDAVAFLTSKRLSLSLDRYVLVDIDDIFVGKEGTRMKMADVEALVETQNELRKSIPNFTFNLGFSGKFYHAGTDEEDLGDDLLLSYVKEFWWFPHMWSHMQPHRFHNQSVLAEQMLLNRRFAEDHSIPTHLGYAVAPHHSGVYPIHVQLYDAWKKVWGIRVTSTEEYPHLKPARYRRGFIHNGISVLPRQTCGLFTHTIFYKDYPGGPQELDKLIDGGELFLTVLLNPISIFMTHLSNYGNDRLGLYTFKKLLHFLQTWTHLRLQTLSPVQLAHKYFSLFPSDREPLWQNPCEDKRHKDIWSKEKTCDRFPKLLVIGPQKTGTTALYLFLGLHPDLIGNYPSKETFEEIQFFNGHNYHKGIDWYMEFFPLPSNTSSDYYFEKCANYFDSELAAPRAAALLPKAKIITVLISPAERAYAWYQHQRAHDDPMALKYTFHDVITAPRDAPAKLRVLQSRCLVPGLYAIHLERWLTHYHPSQVIMVVDGQMLKTDPALVMDKVQKFLGLMNTVNYHKILAFDPKKGFWCQLLEGGKTKCLGKSKGKRYSDMKLESQLFLREYYRDHNIELSKLLYRMGQPLPTWLKDELLNTR